From Methanococcus maripaludis, the proteins below share one genomic window:
- a CDS encoding TIGR00341 family protein: MNVRLIECYVPKKIFAGYEESLGDNLENIIWHSICEESNYTVIRLLTETEHVEKVIDVLSSKYGGSNFRILVTEPTATIPEIKKEEKVEVEDKTPKRVSRHEIIGKIGDISNLSKEYYSLLFLAAVVASIGIWLDDVALIIGSMIIAPFLSPMISFTFSIAVMDTSLAKKSLKNLILGILTVLVFSFFIGTFIHVSPESPQVASRMNLGLQNIVIALSAGFVGTLSMLIPEISSTVVGVMIAVALMPPLVAFGLMLGSGYYLESVPILILFIVNIISVNFASASLFYIYGITPYKWWEIEKARKLSIFTIIFWFSNLLILAGIIMLFGNGNLKII, from the coding sequence GTGAACGTGAGACTTATCGAATGCTATGTTCCAAAAAAGATATTTGCAGGATACGAAGAATCGCTTGGAGATAACCTTGAAAACATTATCTGGCACAGCATTTGCGAAGAATCAAATTATACTGTAATCAGGTTACTTACCGAAACAGAACACGTTGAAAAAGTAATCGATGTACTCTCCTCAAAATACGGCGGATCGAATTTCAGAATACTTGTAACTGAACCCACCGCAACGATTCCGGAAATCAAAAAAGAAGAAAAAGTAGAAGTTGAAGATAAAACCCCAAAAAGAGTTTCAAGACATGAAATAATTGGAAAAATAGGGGATATATCAAACCTTTCAAAAGAATATTACTCATTATTATTTTTAGCTGCGGTTGTTGCATCTATTGGAATATGGTTAGATGATGTTGCATTGATAATTGGTTCCATGATAATTGCACCTTTTTTAAGTCCCATGATTTCATTCACGTTCTCAATTGCAGTAATGGATACATCCCTTGCAAAAAAATCTTTGAAAAATTTAATATTGGGAATTTTAACAGTACTCGTATTTTCATTCTTTATTGGAACATTCATACACGTAAGTCCTGAAAGCCCCCAAGTTGCATCCAGAATGAATTTAGGCTTGCAAAATATTGTAATTGCACTTTCAGCAGGGTTTGTTGGTACACTTTCAATGTTAATCCCTGAAATTTCGTCAACAGTTGTTGGAGTTATGATTGCAGTTGCCCTGATGCCACCATTAGTTGCATTTGGTTTAATGCTTGGTTCAGGATATTACTTAGAATCAGTCCCGATTCTGATACTATTTATTGTAAATATAATCTCAGTTAACTTTGCATCTGCATCATTGTTTTATATTTACGGCATAACCCCTTACAAATGGTGGGAAATTGAAAAAGCAAGAAAATTATCAATATTTACCATAATATTCTGGTTCTCAAATCTCTTAATTCTTGCGGGTATTATCATGCTATTTGGAAATGGAAATTTGAAAATAATATAA
- the frhB gene encoding coenzyme F420 hydrogenase subunit beta has protein sequence MDPFGKYIKAVSARAADKEILKKAQDGGIVSAAYIYGLENGLLDGVIIADKEDGFAAAPKVATTREEILNAAGTKYTVCPNLSVVKSAVREYGCDKLGFVGTPCQVRSIRKAIKYPVGYRHVPDKIALIMGIFCMENFPYNGMKAIVEEHCGIKMDDVVKTDIGKGKFWVYSKWGDVKTIPLKDTHPYEQGSCHVCMDYTAELADISTGSVGSPDGWSTIFVRTAKGEEYLNKMVEAGALETKEIDAVKPGLGLVEKLALTKKEKNGKEVEHRKEIGLPVPY, from the coding sequence ATGGATCCCTTTGGAAAATATATAAAAGCAGTTTCCGCAAGGGCTGCAGACAAAGAAATCCTTAAGAAAGCACAAGATGGAGGTATCGTTTCTGCCGCATACATTTACGGTTTAGAAAACGGACTCCTCGATGGTGTAATTATTGCAGACAAAGAAGATGGATTTGCAGCAGCTCCAAAAGTTGCTACAACAAGAGAAGAAATCTTAAACGCTGCAGGAACTAAATATACAGTATGTCCTAACCTTTCAGTAGTAAAAAGCGCTGTAAGAGAATACGGATGCGACAAATTAGGATTTGTTGGAACTCCTTGTCAGGTTAGATCAATCAGAAAAGCTATAAAATACCCTGTTGGATACAGACACGTTCCAGACAAAATTGCATTAATTATGGGTATATTCTGTATGGAAAACTTCCCATATAATGGTATGAAAGCAATTGTTGAAGAACACTGCGGTATCAAAATGGATGATGTTGTAAAAACCGACATCGGAAAAGGTAAATTCTGGGTATACTCAAAATGGGGCGACGTAAAAACAATCCCATTAAAAGACACCCACCCATACGAACAAGGATCATGCCACGTATGTATGGACTATACAGCAGAACTTGCAGATATCTCAACAGGTTCCGTTGGAAGCCCAGATGGATGGAGTACAATCTTTGTTAGAACTGCAAAAGGGGAAGAGTACTTAAACAAAATGGTTGAAGCAGGCGCTCTTGAAACAAAAGAAATTGACGCTGTAAAACCAGGTTTAGGATTAGTAGAAAAACTCGCTCTCACGAAAAAAGAGAAAAATGGAAAAGAAGTGGAACACAGGAAAGAAATCGGCTTACCTGTTCCATACTAA
- a CDS encoding amidohydrolase family protein — MVYLNSNFLYGDDFEPKKGTLVIEDEIIKGFTSEHHSNVLNYKGLVIPPLINSHTHIGDNSIKDIGIGKSLDELVKPPNGLKHKFLNTCSEKELVQGMSEGLYDLENNGIKAFCDFRENGLNGINSLKSAFEDSNVSIKPIILGRPTQREENLLKDEISIILDNCDGLGLSGSNEYSDQELKFICKLVNKKILSIHANEHKGSVQYSKEKYGISEIERLINLNIKPDFLIHATHSSSDDLSLLNENKIPVVVCPRANASFNVGLPDIPKMLEYNLKLGIGTDNFMANSPSIFKEMDFIYKIYHVDPKEILKMATVNGAEILGLQNTGLIKEGYIPTFTFIKNGNILKTSKNIAASVVTRLENGDVDSKFLVC; from the coding sequence ATGGTTTATTTAAATTCTAATTTTTTATATGGCGACGACTTCGAACCAAAAAAAGGAACTTTGGTTATTGAAGATGAAATCATAAAAGGATTTACGAGTGAACACCATTCAAATGTTTTAAATTACAAGGGGTTGGTCATTCCTCCCCTTATTAATTCCCATACTCATATTGGAGACAATAGTATTAAAGATATTGGTATTGGCAAGTCACTTGACGAACTTGTCAAACCACCAAACGGCCTTAAACACAAGTTCTTAAATACTTGTAGCGAGAAAGAATTGGTGCAGGGGATGTCAGAAGGGCTTTATGATCTCGAAAATAATGGCATTAAAGCTTTTTGTGACTTCCGTGAAAATGGACTTAATGGAATAAATTCACTTAAATCAGCATTTGAAGATTCAAATGTATCTATTAAACCCATAATTCTTGGAAGACCCACTCAAAGAGAAGAAAACCTATTAAAAGATGAAATATCCATTATCTTGGATAATTGTGATGGTTTAGGATTAAGCGGTTCAAATGAGTATTCGGACCAAGAACTTAAGTTTATTTGTAAATTAGTAAACAAAAAAATACTTTCAATTCATGCAAATGAACATAAGGGCTCAGTCCAGTATTCAAAAGAAAAATATGGAATTTCTGAAATTGAAAGATTGATAAATCTAAACATAAAACCAGATTTTCTTATCCATGCGACACATTCAAGTTCTGACGATCTATCCCTGTTAAATGAAAATAAAATACCAGTTGTAGTATGCCCAAGAGCAAATGCCTCGTTTAACGTTGGACTTCCGGATATTCCCAAAATGTTAGAATATAATTTAAAACTTGGAATTGGAACAGATAACTTTATGGCAAATTCTCCGTCAATATTTAAAGAAATGGACTTTATCTACAAAATTTACCACGTGGATCCAAAAGAAATTCTTAAAATGGCGACAGTAAACGGTGCTGAAATACTTGGACTTCAAAATACTGGATTAATAAAAGAAGGATATATTCCGACATTTACATTTATAAAAAATGGAAATATTTTAAAAACTTCTAAAAACATTGCTGCATCAGTTGTAACCAGATTGGAAAATGGAGACGTTGATTCAAAGTTTTTAGTTTGCTAA
- a CDS encoding thymidylate synthase, protein MLALKKKSVKSAFEALIPKIMEEGTEMITEDGQKCKEIMNTIIEINDPSDKSISEKYPLGERAVKSYTEQLLHGSGATFVYDYHERIFEYPNEKKELKNDQIEYIVNKLKEQINSRRAVAITWNPYIDQTVKDVPCLQIVQFLVRDNKLYQTVLFRSNDAFLAFHANAIGLIALGEMVAEKLGIELVKYTHHSVSMHVYFERDSDALKKF, encoded by the coding sequence ATGCTCGCGCTGAAGAAAAAATCCGTTAAATCTGCATTCGAAGCACTTATACCAAAAATCATGGAAGAAGGAACTGAAATGATTACCGAAGATGGGCAGAAATGCAAAGAGATAATGAATACAATTATTGAAATTAACGATCCATCTGACAAATCAATCTCTGAAAAATATCCCCTTGGTGAAAGGGCTGTTAAATCTTACACAGAACAGTTATTACACGGATCAGGAGCAACGTTTGTCTACGACTATCACGAGAGAATTTTTGAATATCCTAATGAGAAAAAAGAATTAAAAAACGATCAAATTGAATATATCGTAAATAAATTAAAAGAACAGATTAATTCAAGACGGGCTGTTGCAATTACCTGGAATCCATATATTGACCAGACTGTAAAAGATGTTCCGTGTTTGCAGATTGTACAGTTTTTAGTAAGGGATAATAAATTATACCAAACAGTACTTTTCAGATCAAACGATGCATTTTTGGCATTTCACGCAAATGCAATAGGATTGATTGCTCTTGGTGAAATGGTTGCCGAAAAATTAGGAATTGAACTTGTAAAATACACGCATCACTCAGTATCCATGCACGTTTATTTTGAACGGGATAGTGATGCTTTAAAAAAGTTTTAA
- the frhD gene encoding coenzyme F420-reducing hydrogenase, FrhD protein, which yields MEYSLTPSYLLKENMVLACGNILFADDGFSVHVIEKLQEILTEEEKENIALVDAGAGAPQQVLTLIDSESKTKKIIVVDIIDYGLEPGEIKILTMEDLPKPDHTKVDSHDWPLSTTMYRVVRDSPREIDFKVVGCQKKYVSEPDVVLELSEEVQNAVDVAVDIVLSELRGKPIN from the coding sequence ATGGAATACAGTTTAACCCCTTCATACCTTTTAAAGGAAAATATGGTTCTTGCATGCGGAAATATCCTATTTGCAGACGATGGATTTAGTGTCCATGTAATCGAAAAATTACAGGAAATACTAACTGAAGAAGAAAAGGAAAACATTGCACTTGTAGATGCAGGAGCAGGAGCTCCGCAACAAGTGCTCACTTTAATCGACAGTGAATCCAAGACTAAGAAAATAATAGTCGTGGATATCATCGATTACGGACTAGAACCTGGAGAAATTAAGATACTTACTATGGAGGATCTTCCAAAACCAGACCACACAAAAGTTGACAGTCATGACTGGCCGCTCTCAACTACCATGTACAGAGTAGTTAGGGACTCCCCTCGTGAAATAGACTTTAAAGTTGTCGGTTGTCAGAAGAAGTACGTTTCAGAACCTGATGTAGTACTTGAACTGTCAGAAGAAGTCCAAAATGCAGTAGACGTAGCCGTAGACATTGTACTTTCCGAATTAAGGGGAAAACCAATCAACTAA
- the amrB gene encoding AmmeMemoRadiSam system protein B yields MTRNPVVAGMFYPAEYHELLEMIEYCYLNPRGPKELPSKRGKYTKPLGIVSPHAGYIYSGPVAAHGYKKISENISGEITAIILGPNHTGLGSGIATMKGTWKTPFGDMEIDNEFADRLWKECDILDMDENSHLREHSIEVQLPFLKHLEDLNIAKFKFVPISMMMQDYDSCIDVGYVIAKVARELNRKIVIIASTDFSHYEPQEQASKKDAVVIKDILKLNDEEIFTDVVTHNISMCGYGPVIAMVKAMKDLGARTSYLLYYSTSGDVTKDYSEVVGYASLLIK; encoded by the coding sequence ATGACCAGAAATCCTGTTGTTGCAGGGATGTTTTATCCTGCTGAATACCATGAATTACTTGAAATGATCGAATACTGCTATTTGAACCCAAGGGGCCCTAAAGAACTGCCTTCAAAACGGGGAAAATACACAAAACCGCTTGGAATCGTATCGCCACATGCAGGATATATCTACTCTGGACCTGTTGCCGCACACGGGTACAAAAAAATATCTGAAAACATCAGCGGAGAAATCACCGCGATAATTCTTGGTCCAAACCATACGGGACTTGGTTCTGGAATTGCCACCATGAAAGGGACATGGAAAACGCCTTTTGGAGATATGGAAATCGATAACGAATTTGCTGACAGATTATGGAAAGAATGCGATATTTTAGATATGGATGAAAATTCACATTTGAGAGAACACTCAATAGAAGTACAGCTACCATTTTTAAAGCATCTTGAAGACCTAAATATCGCAAAATTCAAATTTGTCCCAATATCTATGATGATGCAGGATTATGACTCTTGTATTGATGTAGGGTATGTTATTGCAAAAGTTGCAAGGGAATTAAACAGAAAAATTGTAATAATTGCTTCTACAGACTTTTCACACTACGAACCCCAAGAACAGGCTTCAAAAAAAGATGCAGTTGTTATAAAAGACATTTTAAAATTAAATGATGAAGAAATATTCACTGATGTTGTAACACACAATATAAGCATGTGCGGATACGGGCCAGTTATTGCAATGGTCAAAGCAATGAAAGATTTGGGTGCTAGGACCTCATATTTACTTTATTATTCAACTTCTGGTGATGTTACAAAAGATTATTCAGAAGTCGTTGGATATGCTTCACTGCTAATAAAATAG
- a CDS encoding transglutaminase-like domain-containing protein, with product MNLKLKNIIYITIIGILVFSTLFIVQNNFESLNLSKILENGEFDEKIPKYIFEDSIEIYLSPNELEKVSNVSKSLSGNTIEDSIWNIVLWEEDNIEYNHEKAELPSPEVTYWVGGRTEVSDSYNNTIQSPAETLKLKSGICGDYALLTSALLLEMDYSSIYILTFESTGNPGHAAAAVDINGDYYIIDQQPPIMDLYNYLDYKKDVENYNIDNITFYKIKLVNDSVSYDKDFKSVESYSAVSNKYSDIAGFSRYLMTDFEQNYEIKSDYNIQYLDSMEYLPRAYEKGITIQYFFEFGGYTPIFEKQYAKWAFDYIKNDANESKYNISEYSSIWIRSSYDGEKLKLIINLAKK from the coding sequence ATGAATTTAAAACTGAAAAACATAATTTATATTACAATCATTGGAATTTTAGTATTTTCTACACTATTTATCGTTCAAAATAATTTTGAAAGTTTAAATTTATCAAAAATACTTGAAAATGGTGAATTTGACGAAAAGATTCCAAAATATATCTTTGAAGATTCAATTGAAATATATTTATCCCCAAATGAACTTGAAAAGGTATCCAACGTTTCTAAATCATTAAGTGGTAATACTATTGAAGACTCCATCTGGAATATTGTACTTTGGGAAGAAGATAATATTGAATATAATCATGAAAAAGCAGAACTCCCAAGTCCTGAGGTTACATACTGGGTTGGCGGAAGAACAGAAGTTTCTGATTCATATAATAATACAATACAAAGTCCTGCAGAAACACTTAAATTAAAATCTGGAATCTGTGGAGATTATGCCCTATTAACTTCTGCATTGCTTTTAGAAATGGATTATTCCTCGATATATATCTTAACATTTGAATCAACAGGAAATCCAGGTCATGCAGCCGCGGCAGTTGATATAAATGGTGATTACTACATTATCGACCAGCAGCCCCCAATTATGGATTTATACAACTATTTAGATTATAAAAAAGATGTTGAAAATTATAATATCGATAACATTACATTTTACAAAATTAAACTTGTAAATGATTCAGTTTCTTATGATAAAGATTTTAAATCTGTTGAAAGTTACAGTGCAGTTTCAAATAAATACAGCGATATTGCAGGTTTTTCAAGGTATTTGATGACAGATTTTGAACAGAATTACGAAATAAAAAGTGACTACAATATACAATACTTAGATTCAATGGAATATCTTCCAAGAGCGTATGAAAAAGGAATTACAATTCAGTATTTCTTTGAATTTGGAGGGTACACACCAATTTTTGAAAAACAGTATGCAAAATGGGCATTTGATTACATTAAAAACGATGCGAATGAAAGTAAATATAATATTTCAGAATACAGTTCCATCTGGATTAGAAGTTCATACGATGGAGAAAAACTTAAATTAATAATAAATCTGGCTAAAAAATAA
- the frhA gene encoding coenzyme F420 hydrogenase subunit alpha: MAEPVTISPTTRHEGHAKLVLNVDDEGIVTKAFYPNTTPVRGFETMLQGKTAAFGPIAVMRICGICQATHGIASCEAIENAIDMEIPKDGMILRELLGLGNRMHSHPLHHLLIVDDFLKPEEAGTLRVEGIKLIQRMRKAGQMVVDITGGEGIHPPNLMVGGMRTNITERAKSKLYYACREYEKDCNAMLEVLEMLMERYLDEIGIPDLGKHNLPYIATDSTFGNRDAINWKDVTEVPAQRYYADFPDIAQTATNQIPFYRGNPAEGGPRARMIKYGNFKPAGGAMDLNLARAMENFEAVKRSLELIDELNINGTVREVPNFYNAKEEFGIGVHEAPRATNTHMAKMGKDGRIEKYNIIAASTWNFPAVEKAIEGYHHKYAEVIMRAYDIUASCATHVIVKDEQTKKVVEIREF; the protein is encoded by the coding sequence GTGGCAGAACCTGTAACTATCAGCCCTACAACTAGACATGAAGGGCATGCTAAGCTAGTTTTGAATGTAGATGATGAAGGGATTGTAACTAAGGCATTTTATCCAAATACAACCCCTGTAAGAGGTTTCGAAACCATGCTGCAAGGAAAAACAGCAGCATTTGGACCTATTGCAGTTATGAGAATTTGTGGTATATGTCAGGCAACCCACGGTATTGCTTCATGTGAGGCAATCGAAAATGCTATTGATATGGAAATACCAAAAGACGGTATGATATTAAGAGAATTATTAGGTTTAGGAAATAGGATGCATTCGCACCCATTACACCATTTGTTAATTGTAGATGACTTCTTAAAACCTGAAGAAGCAGGAACCTTAAGAGTTGAAGGAATCAAATTGATCCAGAGAATGAGAAAAGCTGGACAAATGGTTGTAGACATTACTGGTGGAGAAGGAATTCACCCTCCAAATTTGATGGTTGGTGGAATGAGAACCAACATCACCGAAAGAGCAAAATCCAAACTCTACTATGCTTGTAGAGAATACGAAAAAGATTGTAATGCAATGTTAGAAGTATTGGAAATGTTAATGGAAAGATACCTAGATGAAATCGGAATTCCAGATTTAGGTAAACACAATCTCCCATACATTGCTACAGACTCAACATTTGGTAACAGAGATGCTATCAACTGGAAAGATGTAACAGAAGTACCTGCACAAAGATACTATGCAGACTTCCCAGATATTGCACAAACCGCAACAAACCAGATCCCATTCTACAGAGGAAACCCTGCAGAAGGTGGACCTAGAGCAAGAATGATTAAATACGGAAACTTCAAACCTGCTGGCGGAGCAATGGACCTTAACCTTGCGAGAGCTATGGAAAACTTCGAAGCTGTTAAACGATCATTGGAACTTATCGATGAATTAAACATTAACGGAACTGTAAGAGAAGTACCTAACTTCTATAATGCAAAAGAAGAATTCGGAATAGGTGTTCACGAAGCACCAAGAGCTACCAACACCCACATGGCTAAAATGGGCAAAGACGGTAGAATCGAAAAATACAACATCATTGCTGCTTCAACATGGAACTTCCCAGCTGTTGAAAAAGCTATTGAAGGTTACCACCATAAATATGCGGAAGTAATTATGAGAGCTTACGACATATGAGCTTCATGTGCTACGCACGTCATCGTAAAAGATGAACAGACTAAAAAAGTTGTTGAAATAAGAGAATTCTAA
- a CDS encoding MBL fold metallo-hydrolase: protein MTIAKFHGGCHQIGKSCVEINTKKSKILIDCGMDPSDNGLPDINDSDVDAVVVSHAHLDHCGAIPYFNFKKIFCNPPTADLMYNVWKDTVSLSKTYKEEDIKKSMDVIKTVNYREEKQVTSDIKMKMYDAGHILGSSSLYLDIDGKKLLYTGDINEIETRTLRAADTDFDEIDTIIIESTYGSPLDIKPARKVLEKQLIDEISETIDNGGKVIIPVFAVGRSQEIIVVINNYMKSGALKEVPIYINGSLTHTTGMYMGYSDWLNPKIKNAIENRINPFGNLIKGGDEVFSREPCIIISTSGMVQGGPVLQYLSLLKNPRNKIILTGYQAEGTIGRSLEEGATEVKPFKRAIPVNGKVVKIEFSAHADYNSLLRFMKKIPQPDKAIVMHGERYQALSLAMTIWKTLKIPALAPSIGSVLPLFD, encoded by the coding sequence ATGACAATTGCTAAGTTTCACGGTGGATGCCACCAAATCGGAAAATCTTGCGTAGAGATAAACACTAAAAAATCAAAAATATTAATTGACTGCGGAATGGATCCTTCAGACAACGGTCTTCCAGATATTAACGACTCAGACGTTGATGCGGTTGTAGTTTCACACGCACACTTGGACCACTGCGGTGCAATACCTTACTTTAACTTCAAAAAAATATTCTGTAATCCTCCAACTGCTGATTTAATGTACAATGTATGGAAAGATACAGTAAGCCTTTCAAAAACATACAAAGAAGAAGATATCAAAAAATCAATGGATGTAATCAAAACTGTAAACTATAGAGAAGAAAAACAGGTTACTTCAGACATTAAGATGAAAATGTACGATGCAGGACATATTTTAGGAAGTTCTTCTCTTTATTTAGATATCGATGGAAAAAAATTATTATATACTGGAGATATCAACGAAATTGAAACAAGAACTCTTCGTGCAGCTGACACCGACTTTGATGAAATCGATACAATAATTATTGAATCTACCTACGGTTCACCATTAGATATAAAGCCTGCAAGAAAAGTTTTAGAAAAACAGCTTATTGATGAAATCTCTGAAACTATCGACAACGGCGGAAAAGTAATTATTCCAGTTTTTGCAGTTGGAAGATCCCAAGAAATCATTGTCGTAATCAATAACTACATGAAAAGCGGTGCTTTAAAAGAAGTTCCAATTTACATTAACGGATCATTGACACACACTACCGGAATGTACATGGGATATTCTGACTGGTTAAATCCAAAAATAAAAAATGCAATTGAAAACAGGATCAACCCATTTGGAAATCTAATAAAAGGTGGGGATGAAGTTTTCAGTAGAGAACCATGTATCATTATTTCAACATCTGGAATGGTTCAGGGAGGTCCAGTACTTCAATACCTTTCATTATTGAAAAATCCAAGAAATAAAATTATATTAACCGGATACCAAGCTGAAGGAACTATCGGAAGAAGCCTTGAAGAAGGAGCTACAGAAGTAAAACCCTTTAAAAGAGCAATTCCGGTAAATGGAAAAGTAGTGAAAATCGAGTTTTCTGCCCACGCTGATTACAATTCACTCCTTAGATTTATGAAAAAGATACCGCAACCAGATAAAGCAATTGTAATGCACGGGGAAAGATATCAGGCACTATCCCTTGCAATGACAATCTGGAAAACCTTAAAAATTCCCGCACTTGCTCCAAGTATTGGCAGTGTTTTGCCTTTATTTGATTAA
- a CDS encoding MTH895/ArsE family thioredoxin-like protein has product MKIRVFGMGCSKCNETYENVKKAVLEMNIDAEIEKVTDIKEISEWVLMAPAVAFDEDIIFEGTAPSVNDLKKELKDYLNSN; this is encoded by the coding sequence TGTTCAAAATGCAATGAAACGTACGAAAACGTTAAAAAAGCAGTTTTGGAGATGAACATTGACGCAGAAATTGAAAAAGTAACGGATATAAAAGAAATTTCTGAATGGGTATTAATGGCTCCAGCAGTTGCATTTGATGAAGACATTATATTTGAAGGAACTGCTCCTTCAGTAAATGATTTAAAAAAAGAACTTAAAGATTATTTAAACTCGAACTAA
- a CDS encoding PspC domain-containing protein, which translates to MKRLYRSDKEKMLSGVCGGLAIYFNVDPTLIRLLWVLLFFMNPLMIIVYIIAAIIIPIAPEGVSYDFSKEPEKIKAESEE; encoded by the coding sequence ATGAAAAGATTATACCGATCAGACAAAGAAAAAATGCTTTCAGGAGTATGTGGGGGACTTGCAATCTATTTCAACGTAGATCCAACGCTCATCAGGCTTTTATGGGTACTATTATTTTTCATGAACCCGTTAATGATTATTGTATATATTATTGCAGCAATAATTATCCCTATTGCACCCGAAGGGGTTTCGTACGATTTTTCTAAAGAGCCTGAAAAAATAAAAGCTGAATCTGAAGAATAA
- the frhG gene encoding coenzyme F420 hydrogenase subunit gamma, whose amino-acid sequence MVKVAHVQLSSCCGCLVSLADTYEQLLDVLGAIDLVYSQTLADVREIPDDVDIVLLEGSVCLSDHHAMEVALESRKKGKILVALGACAASGNITRFSKGNQMSKPVHDSFAPLTEVVKCDLAIPGCPPSPESIVAVVLAALNGDMEYLEPYAELAKYGSEACGCDLIVKVINKSLCMGCGSCAAACPTRAVSMDAGRPLVDKEICIKCGACSVQCPRIRFPELIEKIE is encoded by the coding sequence ATGGTAAAAGTTGCCCACGTGCAATTAAGTAGCTGCTGTGGGTGTCTAGTTTCCCTTGCAGACACCTATGAACAGCTTTTAGATGTTTTAGGAGCTATAGATTTAGTTTACTCCCAGACTCTCGCTGACGTGAGAGAAATTCCTGACGATGTAGACATAGTCTTGCTCGAAGGTAGTGTTTGTTTAAGCGACCACCACGCAATGGAAGTTGCACTTGAATCCAGAAAAAAAGGAAAAATATTAGTTGCGTTAGGAGCTTGTGCTGCTAGCGGAAATATTACAAGATTTTCAAAAGGAAATCAGATGTCAAAACCAGTTCACGATTCATTTGCACCGTTAACTGAAGTTGTGAAATGTGACTTGGCAATCCCAGGATGTCCGCCATCACCAGAATCTATAGTTGCAGTTGTTTTAGCGGCATTAAACGGAGATATGGAATACTTAGAACCATACGCAGAACTTGCAAAATATGGATCAGAAGCTTGTGGATGCGATTTGATTGTAAAAGTAATCAACAAATCACTCTGTATGGGTTGCGGTTCATGTGCTGCAGCATGCCCTACAAGAGCAGTATCTATGGATGCAGGAAGACCATTAGTTGACAAGGAAATCTGTATAAAATGTGGTGCATGTTCAGTTCAGTGCCCAAGAATTAGATTCCCAGAATTAATTGAAAAAATAGAATAA